From the Euphorbia lathyris chromosome 6, ddEupLath1.1, whole genome shotgun sequence genome, one window contains:
- the LOC136232056 gene encoding uncharacterized protein isoform X1 — translation MRLLPIDLNITFDIDQHEEAQILGPNFNLSSTFLLDLNEPYVEHDVNMEDMHAETNSNTEEFIDDIIQNGELSQDMNHASKSQILDNNTRIAIYNKLLEISVEGQLKRGSLSIVASQFSTSVRTIQRIWKQSKVNGDVSLKMKGNCGRKRMHIDLTKIKEIQLHKRTTLASLASSLKVSKSTCHKLLKDGAIRRHTNAIKPFLKDENKISRLQFCISMFGSSIPHDPIFKGMYNMVHIDEKWFLISKRSGKYYLLPDEEEPIRSCKSKNFIGKVMFLAAVARPRFDENGNVIFSGKIGLFPLVTQEPAKRTSANRVAGTMETKPITSVNRQVIRRYLIDKVLPAIREKWPREDLRNPIYIQQDNARTHINSNDDEFCIAAKQDGCDIRLMCQPPNSPDLNILDLGFFNAIQALQQQERSDNIDELIGAVIKCFEDFSPVKSNHIFLSLQLCMIEIMKAKGSNKYKIPHINKVMLERQGNLPTQLKCDSELSET, via the exons ATGCGGTTACTTCCAATTGATCTAAACATAACATTTGATATTGATCAACATGAGGAAGCACAAATTCTTGGACCCAATTTTAATTTGAGTTCAACTTTTTTATTGGATTTGAATGAACCATATGTGGAACATGATGTTAACATGGAAGACATGCATGCTGAGACAAATTCAAACACTG AAGAATTTATTGATGACATTATTCAAAATGGAGAACTATCACAAGATATGAATCATGCAAGCAAATCACAAATTTTAGACAATAATACACGAATAGCAATATACAACAAGCTTTTAGAGATAAGTGTTGAAGGACAGTTAAAAAGGGGATCACTTAGCATTGTGGCATCACAATTTTCAACTTCTGTCCGTACTATTCAACGTATATGGAAGCAATCAAAAGTTAACGGTGATGTATCTCTTAAAATGAAAGGAAATTGTGGTCGCAAGAGAATGCATATTGACTTAACTAAAATCAAAGAGATCCAATTGCATAAACGCACAACACTTGCATCATTGGCTAGCTCTTTGAAGGTTAGTAAAAGCACGTGCCATAAGCTTCTAAAGGACGGAGCCATACGGCGACATACGAATGCAATAAAGCCTTTTTTAAAGGacgaaaataaaatatcaagacTACAATTTTGCATATCAATGTTTGGTAGTAGCATACCACATGATCCAATTTTTAAGGGAATGTATAATATGGTTCATATTGATGAGAAGTGGTTTTTGATATCAAAAAGGTCTGGAAAATATTATTTGTTGCCAGACGAGGAAGAACCTATACGCTCTTGTAAAAGCAAAAATTTTATAGGTAAGGTTATGTTTTTAGCTGCTGTAGCCCGTCCAAGGTTTGATGAAAATGGAAATGTAATATTTTCTGGAAAGATCGGTTTATTTCCTTTAGTGACCCAAGAACCAGCTAAAAGGACCAGTGCTAATAGGGTTGCGGGTACTATGGAGACAAAACCGATAACTTCAGTAAATAGGCAAGTTATAAGGCGTTATTTGATTGACAAAGTCCTTCCAGCTATAAGGGAAAAGTGGCCAAGAGAGGACTTAAGAAATCCAATATACATTCAACAGGACAATGCCAGAACACATATTAACTCCAATGACGACGAATTTTGCATAGCAGCTAAACAAGATGGATGTGATATTCGTTTAATGTGTCAACCTCCAAATTCTCCTGATCTGAATATTTTAGATCTTGGATTCTTCAATGCTATTCAAGCTTTGCAACAACAGGAGAGGTCTGATAATATTGATGAATTGATTGGTGCCGTTATAAAATGTTTCGAAGATTTTTCTCCAGTCAAGTCTAATCACATATTTTTATCTCTGCAATTGTGTATGATAGAGATTATGAAGGCCAAAGGTTCAAACAAGTACAAGATCCCACATATTAACAAAGTGATGTTGGAACGCCAAGGCAATCTTCCTACTCAACTAAAATGTGATTCAGAATTG AGCGAGACATaa
- the LOC136232056 gene encoding uncharacterized protein isoform X2, translated as MNHASKSQILDNNTRIAIYNKLLEISVEGQLKRGSLSIVASQFSTSVRTIQRIWKQSKVNGDVSLKMKGNCGRKRMHIDLTKIKEIQLHKRTTLASLASSLKVSKSTCHKLLKDGAIRRHTNAIKPFLKDENKISRLQFCISMFGSSIPHDPIFKGMYNMVHIDEKWFLISKRSGKYYLLPDEEEPIRSCKSKNFIGKVMFLAAVARPRFDENGNVIFSGKIGLFPLVTQEPAKRTSANRVAGTMETKPITSVNRQVIRRYLIDKVLPAIREKWPREDLRNPIYIQQDNARTHINSNDDEFCIAAKQDGCDIRLMCQPPNSPDLNILDLGFFNAIQALQQQERSDNIDELIGAVIKCFEDFSPVKSNHIFLSLQLCMIEIMKAKGSNKYKIPHINKVMLERQGNLPTQLKCDSELSET; from the exons ATGAATCATGCAAGCAAATCACAAATTTTAGACAATAATACACGAATAGCAATATACAACAAGCTTTTAGAGATAAGTGTTGAAGGACAGTTAAAAAGGGGATCACTTAGCATTGTGGCATCACAATTTTCAACTTCTGTCCGTACTATTCAACGTATATGGAAGCAATCAAAAGTTAACGGTGATGTATCTCTTAAAATGAAAGGAAATTGTGGTCGCAAGAGAATGCATATTGACTTAACTAAAATCAAAGAGATCCAATTGCATAAACGCACAACACTTGCATCATTGGCTAGCTCTTTGAAGGTTAGTAAAAGCACGTGCCATAAGCTTCTAAAGGACGGAGCCATACGGCGACATACGAATGCAATAAAGCCTTTTTTAAAGGacgaaaataaaatatcaagacTACAATTTTGCATATCAATGTTTGGTAGTAGCATACCACATGATCCAATTTTTAAGGGAATGTATAATATGGTTCATATTGATGAGAAGTGGTTTTTGATATCAAAAAGGTCTGGAAAATATTATTTGTTGCCAGACGAGGAAGAACCTATACGCTCTTGTAAAAGCAAAAATTTTATAGGTAAGGTTATGTTTTTAGCTGCTGTAGCCCGTCCAAGGTTTGATGAAAATGGAAATGTAATATTTTCTGGAAAGATCGGTTTATTTCCTTTAGTGACCCAAGAACCAGCTAAAAGGACCAGTGCTAATAGGGTTGCGGGTACTATGGAGACAAAACCGATAACTTCAGTAAATAGGCAAGTTATAAGGCGTTATTTGATTGACAAAGTCCTTCCAGCTATAAGGGAAAAGTGGCCAAGAGAGGACTTAAGAAATCCAATATACATTCAACAGGACAATGCCAGAACACATATTAACTCCAATGACGACGAATTTTGCATAGCAGCTAAACAAGATGGATGTGATATTCGTTTAATGTGTCAACCTCCAAATTCTCCTGATCTGAATATTTTAGATCTTGGATTCTTCAATGCTATTCAAGCTTTGCAACAACAGGAGAGGTCTGATAATATTGATGAATTGATTGGTGCCGTTATAAAATGTTTCGAAGATTTTTCTCCAGTCAAGTCTAATCACATATTTTTATCTCTGCAATTGTGTATGATAGAGATTATGAAGGCCAAAGGTTCAAACAAGTACAAGATCCCACATATTAACAAAGTGATGTTGGAACGCCAAGGCAATCTTCCTACTCAACTAAAATGTGATTCAGAATTG AGCGAGACATaa